The following proteins are co-located in the Callithrix jacchus isolate 240 chromosome 10, calJac240_pri, whole genome shotgun sequence genome:
- the HMBS gene encoding porphobilinogen deaminase isoform X1 codes for MSGNGNATATVEENSPKMRVIRVGTRKSQLARIQTDSVVATLKALYPGLQFEISEFSGKEWKLMGSPVSQEGRKQHFWLCLQLKPVPLPRESLLAAPSSKVAMSTTGDKILDTALSKIGEKSLFTKELEHALERNEVDLVVHSLKDLPTVLPPGFTIGAICKRENPHDAVVFHPKFVGKTLETLPEKSVVGTSSLRRAAQLQRKFPHLEFRSIRGNLNTRLRKLDEQQEFSAIILATAGLQRMGWHNRVGQILHPEECMYAVGQGALGVEVRAKDQDILDMVGVLHDPETLLRCIAERAFLRHLEGGCSVPVAVHTAMKDGQLYLTGGVWSLDGSDSIQDTMQATIHVPAQHEDGPEDDPQLVGITARNIPRGPQLAAQNLGISLANLLLSKGAKNILDIARQLNDAH; via the exons ATGTCTGGTAACGGCAACGCGACTGCAACAGTG GAAGAAAACAGCCCAAAGATGAGAGTGATTCGTGTGGGTACCCGCAAGAGCCAG CTTGCTCGCATACAGACGGACAGTGTGGTGGCAACACTGAAAGCCTTGTACCCTGGCCTGCAGTTTGAAATCAGTGAGTTTTCTGGCAAGGAGTGGAAGCTAATGGGAAGCCCAGTATCCCAAGAGGGGAGAAAACAGCATTTCTGGCTTTGCCTACAACTAAAGCCTGTCCCACTGCCCCGAGAATCCCTCTTGGCTGCTCCCAGCTCCAAAG TTGCTATGTCCACCACAGGGGACAAGATCCTTGATACTGCACTCTCTAAG ATTGGAGAGAAGAGCTTGTTTACCAAGGAGCTTGAACATGCCCTGGAGAGGAATGA AGTGGACCTGGTTGTTCACTCCCTGAAGGACCTGCCCACTGTGCTTCCTCCTGGCTTCACCATAGGAGCCATCTGCAA GCGGGAAAACCCCCATGATGCTGTCGTCTTTCACCCAAAATTTGTTGGGAAGACCCTAGAAACTTTGCCAGAAAAGAG TGTGGTGGGAACCAGCTCCCTGCGGAGAGCGGCCCAGCTGCAGAGAAAGTTCCCACATCTGGAGTTCAGGAGCATT CGGGGAAACCTCAACACCCGGCTTCGGAAGCTGGACGAGCAGCAGGAGTTTAGTGCGATCATCCTGGCAACAGCTGGCCTGCAGCGCATGGGCTGGCACAACCGGGTGGGGCAG ATCCTGCACCCTGAGGAATGCATGTATGCTGTGGGCCAG GGGGCCTTGGGTGTGGAAGTCAGAGCCAAGGACCAGGACATCTTGGATATGGTGGGTGTACTGCATGATCCTGAAACTCTGCTTCGCTGCATCGCTGAAAGGGCCTTCCTGAGGCACCTG gaaggaggctgcagtgtgccagtAGCTGTGCATACAGCTATGAAGGATGGGCAA CTGTACCTGACTGGAGGAGTCTGGAGTCTAGATGGCTCAGATAGCATACAGGACACCATGCAGGCTACAATCCATGTCCCTGCCCAG CATGAAGATGGCCCTGAGGATGACCCACAGCTAGTAGGCATCACTGCTCGGAACATTCCACGAGGACCCCAGTTGGCTGCCCAGAACTTGggcatcagcctggccaacttgttgCTGAGCAAAGGAGCCAAAAACATCCTGGATATTGCACGGCAGCTTAATGATGCCCATTAA
- the HMBS gene encoding porphobilinogen deaminase isoform X7 — protein MSGNGNATATVEENSPKMRVIRVGTRKSQLARIQTDSVVATLKALYPGLQFEIIAMSTTGDKILDTALSKIGEKSLFTKELEHALERNEVDLVVHSLKDLPTVLPPGFTIGAICKRENPHDAVVFHPKFVGKTLETLPEKSVVGTSSLRRAAQLQRKFPHLEFRSIRGNLNTRLRKLDEQQEFSAIILATAGLQRMGWHNRVGQILHPEECMYAVGQGALGVEVRAKDQDILDMVGVLHDPETLLRCIAERAFLRHLVGRRLQCASSCAYSYEGWATVPDWRSLESRWLR, from the exons ATGTCTGGTAACGGCAACGCGACTGCAACAGTG GAAGAAAACAGCCCAAAGATGAGAGTGATTCGTGTGGGTACCCGCAAGAGCCAG CTTGCTCGCATACAGACGGACAGTGTGGTGGCAACACTGAAAGCCTTGTACCCTGGCCTGCAGTTTGAAATCA TTGCTATGTCCACCACAGGGGACAAGATCCTTGATACTGCACTCTCTAAG ATTGGAGAGAAGAGCTTGTTTACCAAGGAGCTTGAACATGCCCTGGAGAGGAATGA AGTGGACCTGGTTGTTCACTCCCTGAAGGACCTGCCCACTGTGCTTCCTCCTGGCTTCACCATAGGAGCCATCTGCAA GCGGGAAAACCCCCATGATGCTGTCGTCTTTCACCCAAAATTTGTTGGGAAGACCCTAGAAACTTTGCCAGAAAAGAG TGTGGTGGGAACCAGCTCCCTGCGGAGAGCGGCCCAGCTGCAGAGAAAGTTCCCACATCTGGAGTTCAGGAGCATT CGGGGAAACCTCAACACCCGGCTTCGGAAGCTGGACGAGCAGCAGGAGTTTAGTGCGATCATCCTGGCAACAGCTGGCCTGCAGCGCATGGGCTGGCACAACCGGGTGGGGCAG ATCCTGCACCCTGAGGAATGCATGTATGCTGTGGGCCAG GGGGCCTTGGGTGTGGAAGTCAGAGCCAAGGACCAGGACATCTTGGATATGGTGGGTGTACTGCATGATCCTGAAACTCTGCTTCGCTGCATCGCTGAAAGGGCCTTCCTGAGGCACCTGGTAG gaaggaggctgcagtgtgccagtAGCTGTGCATACAGCTATGAAGGATGGGCAA CTGTACCTGACTGGAGGAGTCTGGAGTCTAGATGGCTCAGATAG
- the H2AX gene encoding histone H2AX translates to MSGRGKTGGKARAKAKSRSSRAGLQFPVGRVHRLLRKGHYAERVGAGAPVYLAAVLEYLTAEILELAGNAARDNKKTRIIPRHLQLAIRNDEELNKLLGGVTIAQGGVLPNIQAVLLPKKTSATVGPKAPSGGKKATQASQEY, encoded by the coding sequence ATGTCGGGCCGCGGCAAGACTGGCGGCAAGGCCCGCGCCAAAGCCAAGTCGCGCTCGTCGCGCGCCGGCCTCCAGTTCCCCGTGGGCCGCGTACACCGGCTGCTGCGGAAGGGCCACTACGCCGAGCGCGTTGGCGCCGGCGCTCCAGTGTACCTGGCGGCAGTGCTGGAGTACCTCACCGCTGAGATCCTGGAGCTGGCGGGCAATGCGGCCCGCGACAACAAGAAGACGCGGATCATCCCCCGCCACCTGCAGCTGGCCATTCGCAACGACGAGGAGCTCAACAAACTGCTGGGCGGCGTAACTATCGCCCAGGGAGGCGTTCTGcccaacatccaggccgtgcTGCTGCCCAAGAAGACCAGCGCCACCGTGGGGCCGAAGGCGCCCTCAGGCGGCAAGAAGGCCACCCAGGCCTCCCAGGAGTACTAA
- the HMBS gene encoding porphobilinogen deaminase isoform X5: MSGNGNATATVEENSPKMRVIRVGTRKSQLARIQTDSVVATLKALYPGLQFEISEFSGKEWKLMGSPVSQEGRKQHFWLCLQLKPVPLPRESLLAAPSSKVAMSTTGDKILDTALSKIGEKSLFTKELEHALERNEVDLVVHSLKDLPTVLPPGFTIGAICKRENPHDAVVFHPKFVGKTLETLPEKSVVGTSSLRRAAQLQRKFPHLEFRSIRGNLNTRLRKLDEQQEFSAIILATAGLQRMGWHNRVGQILHPEECMYAVGQGALGVEVRAKDQDILDMVGVLHDPETLLRCIAERAFLRHLVGRRLQCASSCAYSYEGWATVPDWRSLESRWLR; this comes from the exons ATGTCTGGTAACGGCAACGCGACTGCAACAGTG GAAGAAAACAGCCCAAAGATGAGAGTGATTCGTGTGGGTACCCGCAAGAGCCAG CTTGCTCGCATACAGACGGACAGTGTGGTGGCAACACTGAAAGCCTTGTACCCTGGCCTGCAGTTTGAAATCAGTGAGTTTTCTGGCAAGGAGTGGAAGCTAATGGGAAGCCCAGTATCCCAAGAGGGGAGAAAACAGCATTTCTGGCTTTGCCTACAACTAAAGCCTGTCCCACTGCCCCGAGAATCCCTCTTGGCTGCTCCCAGCTCCAAAG TTGCTATGTCCACCACAGGGGACAAGATCCTTGATACTGCACTCTCTAAG ATTGGAGAGAAGAGCTTGTTTACCAAGGAGCTTGAACATGCCCTGGAGAGGAATGA AGTGGACCTGGTTGTTCACTCCCTGAAGGACCTGCCCACTGTGCTTCCTCCTGGCTTCACCATAGGAGCCATCTGCAA GCGGGAAAACCCCCATGATGCTGTCGTCTTTCACCCAAAATTTGTTGGGAAGACCCTAGAAACTTTGCCAGAAAAGAG TGTGGTGGGAACCAGCTCCCTGCGGAGAGCGGCCCAGCTGCAGAGAAAGTTCCCACATCTGGAGTTCAGGAGCATT CGGGGAAACCTCAACACCCGGCTTCGGAAGCTGGACGAGCAGCAGGAGTTTAGTGCGATCATCCTGGCAACAGCTGGCCTGCAGCGCATGGGCTGGCACAACCGGGTGGGGCAG ATCCTGCACCCTGAGGAATGCATGTATGCTGTGGGCCAG GGGGCCTTGGGTGTGGAAGTCAGAGCCAAGGACCAGGACATCTTGGATATGGTGGGTGTACTGCATGATCCTGAAACTCTGCTTCGCTGCATCGCTGAAAGGGCCTTCCTGAGGCACCTGGTAG gaaggaggctgcagtgtgccagtAGCTGTGCATACAGCTATGAAGGATGGGCAA CTGTACCTGACTGGAGGAGTCTGGAGTCTAGATGGCTCAGATAG
- the HMBS gene encoding porphobilinogen deaminase isoform X6, which yields MSTTGDKILDTALSKIGEKSLFTKELEHALERNEVDLVVHSLKDLPTVLPPGFTIGAICKRENPHDAVVFHPKFVGKTLETLPEKSVVGTSSLRRAAQLQRKFPHLEFRSIRGNLNTRLRKLDEQQEFSAIILATAGLQRMGWHNRVGQILHPEECMYAVGQGALGVEVRAKDQDILDMVGVLHDPETLLRCIAERAFLRHLEGGCSVPVAVHTAMKDGQLYLTGGVWSLDGSDSIQDTMQATIHVPAQHEDGPEDDPQLVGITARNIPRGPQLAAQNLGISLANLLLSKGAKNILDIARQLNDAH from the exons ATGTCCACCACAGGGGACAAGATCCTTGATACTGCACTCTCTAAG ATTGGAGAGAAGAGCTTGTTTACCAAGGAGCTTGAACATGCCCTGGAGAGGAATGA AGTGGACCTGGTTGTTCACTCCCTGAAGGACCTGCCCACTGTGCTTCCTCCTGGCTTCACCATAGGAGCCATCTGCAA GCGGGAAAACCCCCATGATGCTGTCGTCTTTCACCCAAAATTTGTTGGGAAGACCCTAGAAACTTTGCCAGAAAAGAG TGTGGTGGGAACCAGCTCCCTGCGGAGAGCGGCCCAGCTGCAGAGAAAGTTCCCACATCTGGAGTTCAGGAGCATT CGGGGAAACCTCAACACCCGGCTTCGGAAGCTGGACGAGCAGCAGGAGTTTAGTGCGATCATCCTGGCAACAGCTGGCCTGCAGCGCATGGGCTGGCACAACCGGGTGGGGCAG ATCCTGCACCCTGAGGAATGCATGTATGCTGTGGGCCAG GGGGCCTTGGGTGTGGAAGTCAGAGCCAAGGACCAGGACATCTTGGATATGGTGGGTGTACTGCATGATCCTGAAACTCTGCTTCGCTGCATCGCTGAAAGGGCCTTCCTGAGGCACCTG gaaggaggctgcagtgtgccagtAGCTGTGCATACAGCTATGAAGGATGGGCAA CTGTACCTGACTGGAGGAGTCTGGAGTCTAGATGGCTCAGATAGCATACAGGACACCATGCAGGCTACAATCCATGTCCCTGCCCAG CATGAAGATGGCCCTGAGGATGACCCACAGCTAGTAGGCATCACTGCTCGGAACATTCCACGAGGACCCCAGTTGGCTGCCCAGAACTTGggcatcagcctggccaacttgttgCTGAGCAAAGGAGCCAAAAACATCCTGGATATTGCACGGCAGCTTAATGATGCCCATTAA
- the HMBS gene encoding porphobilinogen deaminase isoform X4, translating to MRVIRVGTRKSQLARIQTDSVVATLKALYPGLQFEIIAMSTTGDKILDTALSKIGEKSLFTKELEHALERNEVDLVVHSLKDLPTVLPPGFTIGAICKRENPHDAVVFHPKFVGKTLETLPEKSVVGTSSLRRAAQLQRKFPHLEFRSIRGNLNTRLRKLDEQQEFSAIILATAGLQRMGWHNRVGQILHPEECMYAVGQGALGVEVRAKDQDILDMVGVLHDPETLLRCIAERAFLRHLEGGCSVPVAVHTAMKDGQLYLTGGVWSLDGSDSIQDTMQATIHVPAQHEDGPEDDPQLVGITARNIPRGPQLAAQNLGISLANLLLSKGAKNILDIARQLNDAH from the exons ATGAGAGTGATTCGTGTGGGTACCCGCAAGAGCCAG CTTGCTCGCATACAGACGGACAGTGTGGTGGCAACACTGAAAGCCTTGTACCCTGGCCTGCAGTTTGAAATCA TTGCTATGTCCACCACAGGGGACAAGATCCTTGATACTGCACTCTCTAAG ATTGGAGAGAAGAGCTTGTTTACCAAGGAGCTTGAACATGCCCTGGAGAGGAATGA AGTGGACCTGGTTGTTCACTCCCTGAAGGACCTGCCCACTGTGCTTCCTCCTGGCTTCACCATAGGAGCCATCTGCAA GCGGGAAAACCCCCATGATGCTGTCGTCTTTCACCCAAAATTTGTTGGGAAGACCCTAGAAACTTTGCCAGAAAAGAG TGTGGTGGGAACCAGCTCCCTGCGGAGAGCGGCCCAGCTGCAGAGAAAGTTCCCACATCTGGAGTTCAGGAGCATT CGGGGAAACCTCAACACCCGGCTTCGGAAGCTGGACGAGCAGCAGGAGTTTAGTGCGATCATCCTGGCAACAGCTGGCCTGCAGCGCATGGGCTGGCACAACCGGGTGGGGCAG ATCCTGCACCCTGAGGAATGCATGTATGCTGTGGGCCAG GGGGCCTTGGGTGTGGAAGTCAGAGCCAAGGACCAGGACATCTTGGATATGGTGGGTGTACTGCATGATCCTGAAACTCTGCTTCGCTGCATCGCTGAAAGGGCCTTCCTGAGGCACCTG gaaggaggctgcagtgtgccagtAGCTGTGCATACAGCTATGAAGGATGGGCAA CTGTACCTGACTGGAGGAGTCTGGAGTCTAGATGGCTCAGATAGCATACAGGACACCATGCAGGCTACAATCCATGTCCCTGCCCAG CATGAAGATGGCCCTGAGGATGACCCACAGCTAGTAGGCATCACTGCTCGGAACATTCCACGAGGACCCCAGTTGGCTGCCCAGAACTTGggcatcagcctggccaacttgttgCTGAGCAAAGGAGCCAAAAACATCCTGGATATTGCACGGCAGCTTAATGATGCCCATTAA
- the HMBS gene encoding porphobilinogen deaminase isoform X3: MSGNGNATATVEENSPKMRVIRVGTRKSQLARIQTDSVVATLKALYPGLQFEIIAMSTTGDKILDTALSKIGEKSLFTKELEHALERNEVDLVVHSLKDLPTVLPPGFTIGAICKRENPHDAVVFHPKFVGKTLETLPEKSVVGTSSLRRAAQLQRKFPHLEFRSIRGNLNTRLRKLDEQQEFSAIILATAGLQRMGWHNRVGQILHPEECMYAVGQGALGVEVRAKDQDILDMVGVLHDPETLLRCIAERAFLRHLEGGCSVPVAVHTAMKDGQLYLTGGVWSLDGSDSIQDTMQATIHVPAQHEDGPEDDPQLVGITARNIPRGPQLAAQNLGISLANLLLSKGAKNILDIARQLNDAH, translated from the exons ATGTCTGGTAACGGCAACGCGACTGCAACAGTG GAAGAAAACAGCCCAAAGATGAGAGTGATTCGTGTGGGTACCCGCAAGAGCCAG CTTGCTCGCATACAGACGGACAGTGTGGTGGCAACACTGAAAGCCTTGTACCCTGGCCTGCAGTTTGAAATCA TTGCTATGTCCACCACAGGGGACAAGATCCTTGATACTGCACTCTCTAAG ATTGGAGAGAAGAGCTTGTTTACCAAGGAGCTTGAACATGCCCTGGAGAGGAATGA AGTGGACCTGGTTGTTCACTCCCTGAAGGACCTGCCCACTGTGCTTCCTCCTGGCTTCACCATAGGAGCCATCTGCAA GCGGGAAAACCCCCATGATGCTGTCGTCTTTCACCCAAAATTTGTTGGGAAGACCCTAGAAACTTTGCCAGAAAAGAG TGTGGTGGGAACCAGCTCCCTGCGGAGAGCGGCCCAGCTGCAGAGAAAGTTCCCACATCTGGAGTTCAGGAGCATT CGGGGAAACCTCAACACCCGGCTTCGGAAGCTGGACGAGCAGCAGGAGTTTAGTGCGATCATCCTGGCAACAGCTGGCCTGCAGCGCATGGGCTGGCACAACCGGGTGGGGCAG ATCCTGCACCCTGAGGAATGCATGTATGCTGTGGGCCAG GGGGCCTTGGGTGTGGAAGTCAGAGCCAAGGACCAGGACATCTTGGATATGGTGGGTGTACTGCATGATCCTGAAACTCTGCTTCGCTGCATCGCTGAAAGGGCCTTCCTGAGGCACCTG gaaggaggctgcagtgtgccagtAGCTGTGCATACAGCTATGAAGGATGGGCAA CTGTACCTGACTGGAGGAGTCTGGAGTCTAGATGGCTCAGATAGCATACAGGACACCATGCAGGCTACAATCCATGTCCCTGCCCAG CATGAAGATGGCCCTGAGGATGACCCACAGCTAGTAGGCATCACTGCTCGGAACATTCCACGAGGACCCCAGTTGGCTGCCCAGAACTTGggcatcagcctggccaacttgttgCTGAGCAAAGGAGCCAAAAACATCCTGGATATTGCACGGCAGCTTAATGATGCCCATTAA
- the DPAGT1 gene encoding UDP-N-acetylglucosamine--dolichyl-phosphate N-acetylglucosaminephosphotransferase, with protein MWALSELPMPLLVNVIVSLLGFVATVTLIPAFRGHFIAARLCGQDLNKSSRQQIPESQGVISGAVFLIILFCFIPFPFLNCFVKEQCKAFPHHEFVALIGALLAICCMIFLGFADDVLNLRWRHKLLLPTTASLPLLMVYFTNFGNTTIVVPKPFRPILGLHLDLGILYYVYMGLLAVFCTNAINILAGINGLEAGQSLVISASIIVFNLVELEGDCRDDHVFSLYFMIPFFFTTLGLLYHNWYPSRVFVGDTFCYFAGMTFAVVGILGHFSKTMLLFFMPQVFNFLYSLPQLLHIIPCPRHRIPRLNIKTGKLEMSYSKFKTKSLSFLGTFILKVADSLRLVTVHQSETEDGEFTECNNMTLINLLLKIFGPIHERNLTLLLLLLQILGSAITFSIRYQLVRLFYDV; from the exons ATGTGGGCCTTATCGGAATTGCCCATGCCGCTGCTGGTGAATGTGATCGTCTCATTGTTGGGATTTGTGGCCACAGTCACCCTCATCCCGGCCTTCCGGGGCCACTTCATCGCTGCGCGCCTCTGTGGTCAGGACCTCAACAAATCCAGCCGACAGCAGAT CCCAGAATCCCAGGGAGTGATCAGCGGTGCAGTTTTCCTTATCATCCTCTTCTGCTTCATTCCTTTCCCCTTCCTGAACTGTTTTGTGAAGGAGCAGTGTAAGGCATTCCCCCACCATGAA TTTGTGGCCCTGATAGGTGCCCTCCTTGCCATCTGCTGCATGATCTTCCTGGGCTTTGCGGATGATGTACTGAATCTGCGCTGGCGCCATAAGCTGCTGCTACCCACCACTGCCTCACTACCTCTCCTCATGGTCTATTTCACCAACTTTGGCAACACGACCATCGTGGTGCCCAAGCCCTTCCGTCCGATTCTTGGCCTGCATCTGGACTTGG GAATCCTGTACTATGTCTACATGGGGCTGCTGGCAGTGTTCTGTACCAATGCCATCAATATCCTAGCAGGAATTAATGGCCTAGAGGCTGGCCAGTCACTAGTCATTTCTGCTTCCATCATTGTCTTCAACCTGGTAGAGCTGGAAG GTGATTGTCGAGATGATCATGTCTTTTCCCTCTACTTCATGATACCCTTTTTTTTCACCACTTTGGGATTGCTCTACCACAACTG GTACCCATCACGGGTGTTCGTGGGAGATACCTTCTGTTACTTTGCTGGCATGACCTTTGCCGTGGTGGGCATCTTGGGACACTTCAGCAAGACCATGCTACTATTCTTCATGCCCCAGGTGTTCAACTTCCTCTACTCACTGCCTCAGCTCCTGCATATCATCCCCTGCCCTCGCCACCGCATACCCAG ACTCAATATCAAGACAGGCAAACTGGAGATGAGCTATTCCAAGTTCAAGACCAAGAGCCTCTCTTTCTTGGGCACCTTTATTTTAAAG GTGGCAGATAGCCTCCGGCTGGTGACAGTTCACCAGAGTGAGACTGAAGATGGTGAATTCACTGAATGTAACAACATGACCCTCATCAACTTGCTACTTAAAATCTTTGGGCCCATACATGAGAGAAACCTCACATTGCTCCTGCTGCTGTTGCAG ATCCTGGGCAGTGCCATCACCTTCTCCATTCGATACCAGCTCGTCCGACTCTTCTATGATGTCTGA
- the HMBS gene encoding porphobilinogen deaminase isoform X2: MRVIRVGTRKSQLARIQTDSVVATLKALYPGLQFEISEFSGKEWKLMGSPVSQEGRKQHFWLCLQLKPVPLPRESLLAAPSSKVAMSTTGDKILDTALSKIGEKSLFTKELEHALERNEVDLVVHSLKDLPTVLPPGFTIGAICKRENPHDAVVFHPKFVGKTLETLPEKSVVGTSSLRRAAQLQRKFPHLEFRSIRGNLNTRLRKLDEQQEFSAIILATAGLQRMGWHNRVGQILHPEECMYAVGQGALGVEVRAKDQDILDMVGVLHDPETLLRCIAERAFLRHLEGGCSVPVAVHTAMKDGQLYLTGGVWSLDGSDSIQDTMQATIHVPAQHEDGPEDDPQLVGITARNIPRGPQLAAQNLGISLANLLLSKGAKNILDIARQLNDAH; this comes from the exons ATGAGAGTGATTCGTGTGGGTACCCGCAAGAGCCAG CTTGCTCGCATACAGACGGACAGTGTGGTGGCAACACTGAAAGCCTTGTACCCTGGCCTGCAGTTTGAAATCAGTGAGTTTTCTGGCAAGGAGTGGAAGCTAATGGGAAGCCCAGTATCCCAAGAGGGGAGAAAACAGCATTTCTGGCTTTGCCTACAACTAAAGCCTGTCCCACTGCCCCGAGAATCCCTCTTGGCTGCTCCCAGCTCCAAAG TTGCTATGTCCACCACAGGGGACAAGATCCTTGATACTGCACTCTCTAAG ATTGGAGAGAAGAGCTTGTTTACCAAGGAGCTTGAACATGCCCTGGAGAGGAATGA AGTGGACCTGGTTGTTCACTCCCTGAAGGACCTGCCCACTGTGCTTCCTCCTGGCTTCACCATAGGAGCCATCTGCAA GCGGGAAAACCCCCATGATGCTGTCGTCTTTCACCCAAAATTTGTTGGGAAGACCCTAGAAACTTTGCCAGAAAAGAG TGTGGTGGGAACCAGCTCCCTGCGGAGAGCGGCCCAGCTGCAGAGAAAGTTCCCACATCTGGAGTTCAGGAGCATT CGGGGAAACCTCAACACCCGGCTTCGGAAGCTGGACGAGCAGCAGGAGTTTAGTGCGATCATCCTGGCAACAGCTGGCCTGCAGCGCATGGGCTGGCACAACCGGGTGGGGCAG ATCCTGCACCCTGAGGAATGCATGTATGCTGTGGGCCAG GGGGCCTTGGGTGTGGAAGTCAGAGCCAAGGACCAGGACATCTTGGATATGGTGGGTGTACTGCATGATCCTGAAACTCTGCTTCGCTGCATCGCTGAAAGGGCCTTCCTGAGGCACCTG gaaggaggctgcagtgtgccagtAGCTGTGCATACAGCTATGAAGGATGGGCAA CTGTACCTGACTGGAGGAGTCTGGAGTCTAGATGGCTCAGATAGCATACAGGACACCATGCAGGCTACAATCCATGTCCCTGCCCAG CATGAAGATGGCCCTGAGGATGACCCACAGCTAGTAGGCATCACTGCTCGGAACATTCCACGAGGACCCCAGTTGGCTGCCCAGAACTTGggcatcagcctggccaacttgttgCTGAGCAAAGGAGCCAAAAACATCCTGGATATTGCACGGCAGCTTAATGATGCCCATTAA